The window ATGCCGATGTTGGCAGCAGACAGGCGGCTACTGTGTTGCACAGGGTGCCTGCTGTTCAGCGAGTCCTCGTATTCATCCAGGATAGAAGACATTGCAAAATGTAAGGGTGGTCTAAAGCAGAGAAAACCTAACTAATGGCTAACTTCTAATACAATGTCAGATCATACGACGGCATGACTGTGCTAGCTAGTTATTTTACAATCTGCACAAAAACAGATTCGGTTTTGCGTCTCGTGAAAACTGTTTCAGAAATAGATGAGTAAcccaaaaataaagaaaactgtATAATCTCATCCATTTAAAAACTATCGAAACATGCTTATTTGGTGAAGCTTCCTGAAAATATACAAATACCCAATAAGGGAGGGCCAGTTTTGGGTCAGGTGATCCACGGATATCATCATGTGATCAGGACACTTGCAGTTCCGATGTCTGACACGAGGATGCGCACTTTGTCCAATTTTCAAAAAGGTCTACCGTCTATTTATGGTGATTATAAATTGAATTCGCTGCAAAATCATATAAGAAAAAAAATGAATACATTATTGCACTTTATAACCCTTTAACCCAATTGTCAACCGGCTGGTAGAGTATGTTTTGACAATGGATTTTGAAGTGGATATGAAGAAAATATGATGTTGTATTTGATTGGTCaactcccccatccctcctgtaTCAATTGACATGATTTGTATGATTTTAGGTTGCTGCAGTTAGATGTTGTGGCGCTTTACCCACTTCGAGGGCTGTAAGAAACTCCAAATCAGTCACCGAAGATATGGGATTAAAGCCAGGAAGTCCGTTTGTGAGGGATTCATATTGCATCATTCGTGGAACTAGAGACTGTGAAGAGTaggaatatgaaaataaattgttaaaatgcaacaaaaaaaaggctAAAAAGCAATGATTTTGTAGAACTGTGCTCAAACCAGGCAGTTAATatgaataacaacaaaaaattatCTTAGACTCAGACTAGGGTATGTCATTTTTATTCATTATCTAATACATATTTGGATTaaaaatatgatttaaaaaatttGACACACTATATTAGACAACATAAATTGGTTAAAACACATTTCACGACCCAAGTACTTTTTGTAATATTGTTGAATTGAGTAAAAAATGCTATACAAATTGCCATTCTAATATGGCATTGCTGGTATGACCCTCTTTTGACTTCTCAACCGCCTGTTATcaagtaaaataaaacaaaacaaaaacttgttttacctctctctctatcctgacccctctctctctcctctctctctatcctgacccctctctctctctctctctctatcctgaccccctctctctctcctctctctctatcctgaccccctctctctctctctctctctctatcctgacccctctctctctctctctctctctatcctgacccctctctctctctctctctctctatcctgaccccctctctctctcctctctctctatcctgacccccctctctctctctctctctatcctgaccccctctctctcctctctctctctcctgacccctctctctctctctctctctaccctgacccctctctctctctctctctctatcctgaccccctctctctctctctctctctttcctgacccctctctctctctctctctctctatcctgaccccctctctctctcctctctctctatcctgacccctctctctctctctctctctctatcctgacccctctctctcctctctctctctatcctgacccctctctctctctctctctctatcctgacccctctctctctctcctctctctctatcctgacccctctctctctcctctctctctaccttgacATTTCCAGGAGGTGTGTGATGAATTCcgctccctctcctactcccacACGGACATCTTGACACGGTCAACCCCACCTCCTTCCACAATGTCACCaaaacttgttttttttgttgttgttgttagcaaCAGGAATTTAAGGTGAAATCATTTTTCCCAAAAGTTTTTCAAGAAGAGACAGTTAAAGGGATACAAATTGtcggttttaaaaaataaatattttattacattttttagaaCAAATAAAACCTAAATTGATAACAATAGTAAGTTGTGAAAATACACAATTGCAAATCATTTATTGTACTTTTGGTTCATTGCACAATATATTTCCCTGTAAACTTTATTCTTGTAATGTCCTTATCTTTTGTATTATTACCTTAATTCTTTCAAAACAAATATCACAGCAAATATTTGTGAAGTAGCCCACATCTCAAAATAGCAATATAAGAACTCAACCAACCACCCAACGTTCTTTGTCAGACGGTATCAGggactttgatgggggtgggagccACAAAAAAAAGAATATATATTCTTTGCCAACCATCTCACAatttccaaggaaccaaatgcgCTGGCTGGGGAGTCAGATGGTCATTGTTTCATCTCAGCTAGGTGTCAGTTCACACCTTGCCTTCATCTGCGTTTAGAGGGGGGCGGGGCTATGCAAATCACAACCTGTCTGAGCGGAAAAGTTCCCTCAAAACCAAGTCGCATCACAACTCCATTCACAAACCATCAAAGTGACGATAGAGGAGACATTGCTGTCCAGGATCATACAGAAACCAAAACTGTTCTAGAGAATCGCACATCGAAATAAGACTGATCATTTCTGCACCGGGGAGTTACTATTCTTCACTTTGAGTTGTTGGACATGCCACCTCAAATGGATTATTATTGTGAAGAATCCCGCGTCCCGTCTTCATGCGGACTGATGAGCCAAGAGTCCGGGTTGGAGAGGGAGCCAGCGGCTATCAGCTGTATGCTGGTGGGGGACGGGGCGGTGGGCAAGACAAGCATGATAGTCAGTTATACCACAAATGGATACCCCACGGAATACAAACAGACCGGCTTTGATGTCTTTTGTGGTGAGAACCTTTCAATTAccccaaataaaaaataaaaacgttgTAGCCTAAGTTTATACACTTATATTAGCATCATTTATAACAATTGACTAGCTTAATGTATCGTTGGCTACTAGATTATTGCACTGTAAATTGTAATCATTTATGGAATATGCAAACTATGTACAAACTTATAAAATAATTGAATTCTTGTGTTTTCTTCAACAGGTCAAGTCCAAGTAGAAGGAGCCCCAGTTAGAATACAACTATTGGACACAGCTGGACAGGTAAAAGCATCAAActctttttttttatatatatataagaaaatTATATCATCCGTAATGAATAGGTTATTCTTGAATCTCATTGGTCCGATTTTAATGACAACGGTTTGAAACAGTGTGCATTGTAGAACCAGTCACAAATGTGCCAAACAGATTTAGTGACAGGAAACCATCAGTCGTCTACAATGTAGCAGCAGTAGATTGGAGTGTTAAATTCTAAAGGCCACTACATGTCATACCGTGTGTGTCATCGTCTCTCTCTGACACGGTGTCCATTGTTGTTGTACAGACCCCCAGACAGCATTCACATTCACACACTGTGCTGAATCAGCTatcctgacccctctctctctcttcctctctctctctctaccctgacccctctctctcctctctctctatcctgacccctctctctctcctctccctctatcctgacccctctctctctcttcctctctctctaccctgacccccctctctctcctctctctctatcctgacccctctctctctcctctctctctatcctgaccccctctctctctcctctctctctaccctgaccccctctctctcctctctctctatcctgacccctctctctctcctctctctctaccctgacccccctctctctctctcctctctctctatctaccctgacccctctctctctccccctctatcctgacccctctctctctctcctctctctctatcctgacccctctctctctcctctctctctaccttgacATTTCCAGGAGGTGTGTGATGAATTCcgctccctctcctactcccacACGGACGTCTTCCTGCTCTGCTTCAGTGTGGTCAACCCCACCTCCTTCCACAATGTCACCAAAAAGTGGATCCCCGAGATCCGAGCCTGCAACCCCTCAGCTCCCATCATCCTCGTGGGCACCCAGTCCGACCTCCTGCTGGACGTCAACGTCCTGATCAACCTGGACCGTTGCCGGGTCAAACCGGTGCTGACCAATCGGGCGCAGAGCATGGCAGAGAAGATCAGAGCGGTGGACTATGTGGAGTGTTCTTCGTTGACGCAGAAGAACTTAAAAGAGGCGTTCGACGCGGCCATCTTTGCTGCCATCAAACACAAGGccaggaaggagaagaagaggcgGTTGTCAGAAAGACGCAGCAAGGCCTTCTCTAAATGCAGCTGGAAGAAGTACTTCTGTTTTATCTGAGATACAGACCCCATTGGTCACGGACAGAAAGACTATTATTTATTAACTTATGAAGAATTTTTAAGAGCAATGGAACTTTAGGATTATCCAGCAGAATGAACTGAGCTCTATGGACCTATAAAACGGTTTAGTTCTCTCCTGGTCTGGAGACAGTAGTATAGATACCGTGGCTCGCTTTGCCTCGCTTTGTGGTTGGGTGTCTGGTCTGCTCTgagcaggctctctctctctctccttaactctTTCTCTGTGGATTGACTTTGCTTTGATTAGTGATTTACATTGATCAGAACAAAAGCAGGGCACATTAGCATGTCTGATTGTTCAGGTTGACAGATAGTCACTATCCAAAAGTCTGTTAAGTACGCCTACAAGGTTTTAGGTAACCAAGTGAGAAGCGAAAGAATAGAGAGAATATTAAAACCATGTACATCACAAGCATCCTGTCAGTGGGACAAGGCCGTCATGTAAATGTTATGAACTCATTTGCATGGTCTGGATTGGTGCCCATTCCAACCTGAGATTTTACTCCCCCTGACTCTGTGTGGTAGTaccgtgtagctcagttggtagagcgtggcgcTTGCACCGCCAGGGTTGTGGTttggattcccacgggggaccagtggGGTGTGAGTGggttgagagagatagagagagagagagagagaagacagttgTTAGCCTTTTCTCCTTTGTGTTCTGTGCTGCCGAGCCACACAGACCCAGACCTATTCATATGCAACAGTGTATGTAGGCTGAAGTCACAGCGCTAGGCTAGGTGCTAACTTCTTCACTGTGTGTGAACTGGGAATGGCTCACAGGCCTATGTGTTGATTATAGTATTAGGCTTTGATGTAATGAGTGGTCAGTATCAACACTAGCCTGTGACAAGGTGTAGAGTAGTAAGGAGACTTACACTGccccagtccccagcccagtcCCCAGCCCggcagaaacccagcccagtccccaGCCCAGCAGAAACTCAGCCCAGCCACCCCAGGGATTGACACTCCTGTCTCTGGGACCTCATTTGTCTCTGGGACCTCATTTGCTtctttatttgtttgtttacGCTAGACACCCCAGCCAGTAAAACAAAAAAGCCCAGCCACCCTCTAGTGAATGAAacactcctgtctgtctctgattcTCTGTTAGTTGATGCTGACCACACTACCGTATCTCCAGACGAATCAGCCTGCCCAATCTATAGGATACAATGTGTACATTATAGGAGGCTTAGTAGCTTGAATGTTAGCGCTCACTTCAAATAGCTTGCTGGTTCTGTGTTGTTTTGTAAAGGGATGTTATAGCCAGACCGATGGTTGGTGACAGTCAGTCCTAGCTGGTTTATAGATATGAGGGTTGGCACCCAGGCTAGATGAGGGTCGGCACCCAGGCTAGATGAGGGTCGGCACCCAGGCTAGATGAGGGTTGGCACCCAGGCTAGATGAGGGTTGGCACCCAGGCTAGATGAGGGTCGGCACCCAGGCTAGATGAGGGTCGGCACCCAGGCTAGATGAGGGTTGGCACCCAGGCTAGATGAGGGTCGGCACCCAGGCTAGATGAGGGTTGGCACCCAGGCTAGATGAGGTTGGCACCCAGGCTAGATGAGGGTTGGCACCCAGGCTAGATGAGGGTTGGCACCCAGACTAGATGTGTGTTGGTACCCAGGCTAGATGTGTGTTGGTACCCAGGCTAGATGTGTGTTGGTACCCAGGCTAGATGTGTGTTGGTACCCAGGCTAGATGTGTGTTGGTACCCAGGCTAGATGAGGGTTGGCACCCAGGCTAGATGAGGGTTGGCACCCAGACTAGATGTGTGTTGGTACCCAGACTAGATGTGTGTTGGTACCCAGGCTAGATGTGTGTTGGTACCCAGGCTAGATGTGTGTTGGTACCCAGGCTAGATGAGGGTTGGTACCCAGGCTAGATGTGTGTTGGTACCCAGGCTAGATGAGGGTTGGTACCCAGGCTAGATGAGGGTTGGCACCCAGACTAGATGAGGGTTGGTACCCAGGCTAGATGAGGGTTGGCACCCAGACTAGATGAGGGTTGGTACCCAGGCTAGATGAGGGTTGGCACCCAGGCTAGATGAGGGTTGGCACCCAGGCTAGATGAGGGTTGGCACCCAGACTAGATGAGGGTTGGTACCCAGACTAGATGAGGGTTGGTACCCAGGCTAGATGAGGGTTGGCACCCAGGCTAGATGAGGGTTGGTACCCAGGCTAGATGAGGGTTGGCACCCAGGCTAGATGAGGGGGCTAGATGGTACCCAGGCTAGATGAGGGTTGGTACCCAGGCTAGATGAGGGTTGGTACCCAGGCTAGATGAGGGTTGGTACCCAGGCTAGATGAGGGTTGGTACCCAGGCTAGATGAGGGTTGGCACCCAGGCTAGATGAGGGTTGGTACCCAGGCTATATTATTTTTATACTTCTTGTGGAAGAGTGAATCTATTTCTGTTTGTTTAAAACAGTTCAttaaacttttattttatttttttttgcctgCAATTGTATAGATCTGTGAACAAGTTTCTATTTTTGTGAAATTGTATATTTTCGTCACTAATCTCAAAACCAAACCCTCTGTCACTAGTGTCTACTTTTTCATGCTGTGTTTGAAAGAAGTGATGGAAATAAATTCtggagaaggaaaaaaaaaaaaatcaatgtatatttttttttgtcaaaatgTATCGCTGCTACATTTGAATAAAATAACACATGTATATTGACGTTTTGTGATTCCAGAGACTTCTGTAACCGCGTCTAGCACGTCTAAGGATGTAAGTAAAAGGCCTGTTTAGGAAGAGCACTTACTGGAGCCTGATTGGCGTTTAGTATTGTTCTCTATAGGGGTTCTGAGTATTCTGTAGAAACTCCCCAGGTACCTGATATCATACACCTGGACCATCACATTACCTTGGGATGTGGTGGTAATAGGTGTCCACAGGAACAGTCTGCTGAAGGAAGAGGGTTAGATGGTAAATGCTGGGTGGAATCCACATGGAGAATTGatcttgtagcacagctatggcATGCTGGGAAGGCTACAGGAAGGCAAGGGTAttgaaaaaaagaaaatgttttattgatttatttaaccaggaagggctcattgggatttaaaatctctttttcaagagcgtcctggccaagataggcagcaccaagtcattacaaaaattacagacagacaacatgaaaaactacaattaatctagtaaaaaccatagaattcacaagagtataacaaaatcataaaacagctaattaaaaacattgacaggtcagggaatcagcctcaaaatccttcatcagtgatttaaaaataccaatcgggacaagttattccagtttaaaagtattttgtaaggcgttccaagacgatggcgcagaggacataaaagcccttttaccaaattcagttcggacatttggaacagttagcaggataaagtccagcgaatgaagagagtacccaccacatttctgaacaataaaaatgcccaaataaaaggtagtaaacacaaaatggctttgtaaataaaagtataccagtgactgagcctacgagtgactagagaaggccagccaaccctggtatacaaagtgcagtggtgcgtaagggttttgcagtttaaaataaatctcaaagtgccatggtaaagagtgtcaattgaccTCAAACACTGAGtcgaagcattcatatataaaatactagtaaaggcataaatgtagctgacactagcctccttctggcttcaaaagaaaagcaggccttattcctaaaataaaatcccaatttcagattcaatttttttgtaaattgttgaATATGCCATTTAAAAGAGaagccgtcatcaattaaaattccaagatatttacaTGAGGTTACTGTCTCAATCtcattgccctgacaggtagtaataggggAAAGGTTCAGAGGTTGATTTtctgctttagaaaacaccattagttgagttttgtcagtattgaggataagcttcaattgacacaaggtatgttgaacagtataaaaagcagggCTAAGAGAAGAATCACAGTGTTTATAGTGATAAACATTTGACCAAGTGCAGTTACATCAAAATAAATCAAGTTTGCATCCCAAAcggagacctattccctatatagtacactactatagaccagggccctattccctatatagtacactactatagaccagggccctattccctatatagtacactactatagaccagggccctattccctatatagtacactactatagaccagggccctattccctatatagtggtactactatagaccagagccctattccctatatagtacactactatagaccagggccctattccctatatagtacactactatagaccagggccctattccctatatagtggtactactatagaccagagccctattccctatatagtacactactatagaccagggccctattccctatatagtacactactatagaccagggccctattccctatatagtacactactatagaccagggccctattccctatatagtacactactatagaccagggccctattccctatatagtacactactatagaccagggccctattccctatatagtggtactactatagaccagggccctattccctatatagtacactactatagatcagagccctagtccctatatagtgcactactatagaccagagccctattccctatatagtgcactactatagaccagaaccctattccctatatagtggtactactatagaccagagccctattccctatatagtacactactatagaccagggccctattccctatatagtacactactatagaccagggccctattccctatatagtacactactatagaccagggccctattccctatatagtacactactatagaccagggccctattccctatatagtggtactactatagaccagggccctattccctatatagtacactactatagaccagggccctattccctatatagtacactactatagaccagggccctattccctatatagtacactactatagaccagagccctattccctatatagtggtactactatagaccagagccctattccctatatagtacactactatagaccagggccctattccctatatagtacactactatagaccagggccctattcctatatagtacactactatagaccagggccctattccctatatagtggtactactatagaccagagccctattccctatatagtggtactactatagaccagagccctattccctatatagtggtactactatagaccagagccctattccctatatagggcactactatagaccagagccctattccctatataggtgcattactatagaccagagccctattccctatatagtggtactactttagaccagagccctattccctatatagtgcactactatagaccagagccctattccctatatagtgcactactatagaccagagccctattccctatatagtgcactactttagaccagagccctattccctatatagtgcactactagggctctggtctatagtagtgttctataaaGGGAAaatggagccatttgggacatagacagTGTAATCTGATTTGATTGTGTTGATAATGTGGACACTTCATTTATCAATTAAGAGAACATCCTGTGCCAGTTTTCACACATAGATAGTATGGATGGAgtgaggcagggagggaaggagcgagggaggcagagaggcagggaaggagcgagggaggcagagaggcagggaaggagcgagggaggcagagaggcagggaaggagcgagggaggcagagaggcagggaaggagcgagggaggcagagaggcagggaaggagcgagggaggcagggaggcagggaaggagcgagggaggcagggaggcaggaaggagcgagggaggcagggaggcaggaaggaagggacagagggatggattcATTCATTAATGGAGGGATGAATGAATGACCATGAACACTGCTATGTATTTCCTGTCCAGAGAGTTAAGCATTTGTATTCAAAGAAGTAAGATAGTgaaatgtcaggtgtgtgtggttgggagcatgcgtgtgtgcgtgtgtgtgtgcgtgtgtgtgtgtgtgtgcgtgtgcatgtgtgcgtgtgtgtgtgtgtgcatgtgcgtgtgcgtgcgtgtgcgtgtgtgtgtgtgtgtgtgtgtgtgggtgtgtgtgtgtgtgtattcatcttAATGTGACAGACCTTGTTTAATGTTCAAGGTCTGTTGGGATCAATCAACAGGAGAATAATACTCACCCATCCCTCATACATTATCACTGCAATCTGGCTAtcatcactgtctctctgtgtaaaaTCCATCTTGAACAACAGGCATAAATGTGTCACAGTTTTGTGTAAAGGATCGttgtagcctgggtgccagtctgtttccgGTCTCTTGCCAActcagaaacagactggcacccaggctaagtTATCAATGGGGAAAAGCAGACCTTTCCACTTCCTCTGACCGCTAATGACCTGAGGatacacaacagagagagatcaCAGCCAATAGATAGCCCAtcgagagaggtcagaggtcagtggaAAACATGTTGCACTGGGCTTGACCCTAGGCTAGAGGTCAAACCAGTTGTTGACAGATAGATTAGCTACCTGACTTTCCTAAAGCAGACCACCATCCTAAAACAGACCACCCTAAAGCTGACCCACCTAAAGCAGACCACCCTAGAACAGACCGCCCTAAAACAGACACCCTTAAAGCAGACCGCCCTAAAACAGACACCCTTAAAGCAGACCGCCCCAAAACAGACCGCCCTAAAACAGACACCCTTAAAGCAGACACCCTTAAAGCAGACACCCTTAAAGCAGACCGCCCTAAAACAGACACCCTTAGAGCAGACACCCTTAAAGCAGACACCCTTAGAGCAGACACCCTTAAAGCAGACACCCTTAGTGCAGACACCCTTAAAGCAGACACCCTTAAAGCAGACACCCTTAGAGCAGACACCCTTAGAGCAGACACCCTTAAAGCAGACACCCTTAAAgcaaatatacacacatataaCATTATCCTAACATACATTAACAGTTTTCCCAAGAAGATATGGgcactaataataacaataataatgtaaTTTAATAATGACAGCCATGACACCattattctcacacacacacaacactcgcATTGAGCAATCAAGGCCAAGTCGGACAGGTTTTTGGTTCCCATGagttctctaactctctctctctctctctctctctctctctctctctctctcgttctctctcgctctctctctctctccctctctctcgttctctctctcgttctctctctctctctctctctctctcgttctctctcacagTTAGTCATCCCTTTGTTCTTCTCCTCTCCCACAAGGAGGGCCACCCCTCTCACTACTCACCCCCCTCTTTCTTTTTCCCAGGGATCCTCGCCCCAAGCAAATCCTCTGGCCATGGGCCAGTTTCACTCGTGTGCTTGccagtgcatgtatgtgtgtgtgtacgtgcatgtacACTTGCGATACTCCAGTTTCAGTCCAGTCATCGTCTGCCAGGGACCTGCTAGACAACAGGTGTAACAAGAGGTATATCTAGCAATGGCTTCAGACGATTGGCTAATACCTATTACCCATCCACTTCCTGGTCATTCAAATCCACTGTTACAGTTATGCCCCAAGGCACTGTTATGACTTGACTTGACTAATGTCACTTCCTCATACACAGAGAGACGTTGAACCAACATATGCTGTGACTTTCTAATTGAGTTACGTGACAATAGGAATATGAGGCTAGTTTGTTTCTTTTTGAGAGGGGGGGATGGTCGGTAAGGA is drawn from Oncorhynchus tshawytscha isolate Ot180627B linkage group LG05, Otsh_v2.0, whole genome shotgun sequence and contains these coding sequences:
- the LOC112249877 gene encoding rho-related GTP-binding protein RhoV is translated as MPPQMDYYCEESRVPSSCGLMSQESGLEREPAAISCMLVGDGAVGKTSMIVSYTTNGYPTEYKQTGFDVFCGQVQVEGAPVRIQLLDTAGQEVCDEFRSLSYSHTDVFLLCFSVVNPTSFHNVTKKWIPEIRACNPSAPIILVGTQSDLLLDVNVLINLDRCRVKPVLTNRAQSMAEKIRAVDYVECSSLTQKNLKEAFDAAIFAAIKHKARKEKKRRLSERRSKAFSKCSWKKYFCFI